In Capsicum annuum cultivar UCD-10X-F1 chromosome 11, UCD10Xv1.1, whole genome shotgun sequence, one genomic interval encodes:
- the LOC107847557 gene encoding nuclear poly(A) polymerase 1: protein MSSTAYGISEPISTGGPTELDVVRNRELEKFLSDAGLYESHEEAIKREEVLGRLDQIVKTWVKNVCRAKGFNDDLVHEANAKIFTFGSYRLGVHGPGADIDTLCVGPRHAMREDFFGELHRMLEEMPEIQELHPVPDAHVPVMKFKFNGVSIDLLYANVSLWVIPEDLDVSQESMLQNVDDQTVRSLNGCRVTDQVLHLVPNIQSFRTTLRCMRLWAKRRGVYSNVTGFLGGINWALLVARICQLYPNASPSMLVSRFFRVYSLWRWPNPVLLCPITEGSLGLAYWDPRRNYKDRQHLMPIITPAYPCMNSSYNVSTSTLRVMMEEFHRGNEICEEIEANKASWESLFEPFPFFEAYRNYLRIDIAAESDDDMRQWKGWVESRIRQLTLKIERDTVGVLQCHPHPGEFSDKSKPFHHSYFMGLRRKQGANPQQGEQFDIRATVEEFRRDVYAYLFWKASMWINVCHVRRKDLPDFVFPGGVRPTQPAKSDSRSVTRSLGSSKTSSPDAATFSRKRKHDEVNTGFSSKESLAMSCSDASSPGETRELKRVEADVGDTLSSATLVDNQVEVSIKSPLPLPASGAAVTETITVGQSAELTGGQQSGSHGVENLGDELELTSGVKHFDGANELQTEPPTPEQIVGAATSEEKDRIGGSSPNVLQTDSLEELEPIELAPSSSIAAAAFVVPQKPLIRFNFTSLRKTTEST from the exons ATGAGTAGCACTGCTTATGGAATATCTGAGCCAATTTCAACTGGTGGACCAACTGAATTGGATGTTGTTCGAAATCGCGAATTAGAAAAG TTTCTTTCAGATGCAGGCTTGTATGAAAGTCATGAAGAAGCCATTAAAAGGGAAGAAGTACTAGGGAGATTAGACCAG ATTGTGAAGACGTGGGTGAAAAATGTCTGTCGTGCTAAAGGCTTCAATGATGACCTGGTGCATGAGGCAAATGCAAAAATTTTCACATTTGGTTCATATCGGCTtggt GTACATGGTCCTGGTGCTGATATAGACACTTTATGTGTAGGACCTCGACATGCAATGCGGGAG GACTTCTTTGGtgaacttcatagaatgcttgaagagatgcctgaAATACAAGAACTTCATCCTGTTCCTGATGCTCACGTTCCTGTTATGAAGTTCAAGTTCAATGGGGTTTCTATAGATCTTCTTTATGCAAATGTATCACTCTGGGTTATTCCTGAG GACTTGGATGTTTCACAGGAGTCTATGCTACAGAATGTGGACGATCAGACTGTTCGTAGTCTTAATGGATGCAGAGTAACTGATCAAGTTTTGCATTTAGTACCCAATATTCAG AGTTTCCGCACCACACTGAGATGCATGAGATTATGGGCAAAGAGACGTGGAGTTTACTCAAAT GTTACTGGATTTCTAGGCGGTATAAATTGGGCATTGCTTGTTGCTAGGATTTGCCAGCTTTATCCTAACGCATCTCCTAGCATGTTGGTCTCTCGGTTTTTCAGAGTCTATAGTTTGTGGCGCTGGCCAAACCCTGTTTTGCTGTGTCCAATAACTGAAGGATCTCTTGGGCTTGCCTATTGGGATCCTCGGAGGAATTATAAAGATAGGCAGCATTTAATGCCAATAATAACTCCAGCATATCCCTGCATGAATTCTAGTTACAATGTTTCAACGAGTACCTTGCGTGTCATGATGGAAGAATTCCATAGAGGAAATGAAATTTGTGAG GAAATAGAAGCTAACAAAGCTAGCTGGGAAAGTCTATTTGAGCCTTTCCCTTTCTTTGAAGCCTATAGAAACTACTTGCGAATAGACATAGCTGCAGAAAGTGACGATGACATGAGGCAATGGAAAGGATGGGTTGAATCTAGGATTCGCCAGCTCACTCTGAAG ATTGAGAGAGACACCGTCGGTGTACTTCAATGCCATCCACATCCGGGTGAATTCTCAGATAAATCTAAGCCATTTCACCATTCTTATTTTATGGGTTTGCGTAGAAAACAAGGTGCTAATCCTCAACAAGGCGAACAATTTGATATAAGGGCGACAGTTGAGGAATTTAGGCGAGATgtatatgcatatttattttgGAAAGCTAGCATGTGGATTAATGTGTGTCATGTAAGACGAAAAGATCTTCCTGACTTTGTCTTCCCGGGAGGAGTACGCCCTACTCAGCCTGCAAAAAGTGATAGTCGTTCAGTTACAAGATCACTCGGTTCTTCTAAAACATCATCTCCCGATGCTGCGACTTTTAGCAGAAAGAGAAAACATGACGAAGTTAATACAGGTTTTAGCTCAAAAGAGTCCCTGGCCATGAGTTGCAGTGATGCTAGCTCACCAGGTGAAACTAGAGAGTTGAAACGCGTTGAAGCTGATGTTGGCGATACCTTGAGTAGTGCTACGCTTGTTGATAACCAAGTTGAAGTTTCTATCAAAAGCCCATTGCCTTTGCCTGCGTCAGGTGCTGCTGTAACAGAGACAATAACAGTCGGGCAATCTGCAGAACTGACTGGGGGCCAGCAAAGTGGATCTCATGGTGTTGAAAATCTTGGGGATGAACTGGAGTTGACCAGTGGAGTTAAGCATTTTGATGGGGCTAATGAGCTGCAGACAGAGCCCCCTACACCAGAGCAAATTGTTGGGGCGGCAACATCAGAGGAAAAGGACAGAATTGGTGGTTCTAGCCCTAATGTCTTACAAACCGACAGCTTGGAAGAACTTGAG CCGATTGAGCTAGCACCGTCCTCCAGCATTGCAGCTGCTGCATTTGTGGTTCCTCAGAAGCCTCTCATTAG GTTCAATTTTACTT